The following are from one region of the Brienomyrus brachyistius isolate T26 chromosome 4, BBRACH_0.4, whole genome shotgun sequence genome:
- the LOC125739987 gene encoding uncharacterized protein LOC125739987 isoform X1 encodes MLFNLVFLCCSAALVTQAKEPAVVEVQPGGNATLPCGIPVNTEVSWFSQQSDHIPARVMDLKYTSAHQIIPVYIRDEYRGRLVPVSDSNTHSLQLKNITEADLLMYCCIQTSNTKFGKCTHVKFKGQPGGQSIPHPLQSTPHPLQCTTPQPKTQNPDHLHCFILICYILLLCLVFLACYVYNKVLLRKSSDSQQRGSRTSRHDQVLSLTGLSVAFRPQREKLDEVPYVPVEIKSPTKRDQKREDAQDTCGGPAIIHSGAEFVINPNLLKNQKLSKIEKNIQQKKILGSIK; translated from the exons ATGTTGTTCAACCTCGTATTCCTTT GTTGCAGTGCTGCTCTGGTGACCCAGGCTAAGGAGCCGGCGGTGGTAGAGGTCCAGCCTGGAGGAAATGCCACTCTGCCTTGTGGGATCCCTGTAAATACGGAGGTTTCCTGGTTTTCCCAGCAGTCAGACCACATACCAGCCAGAGTCATGGATCTGAAATACACATCTGCACATCAGATAATCCCTGTTTACATCAGAGATGAATACAGAGGGAGGCTGGTTCCTGTTTCTGACTCTAACACACACAGTCTGCAGCTGAAGAACATCACTGAGGCAGATCTGCTTATGTACTGCTGTATCCAAACTTCAAACACAAAGTTTGGAAAATGTACACATGTGAAATTCAAAG GCCAACCTGGAGGCCAGTCCATTCCCCACCCTCTCCAGTCCACTCCCCACCCTCTCCAGTGCACTACCCCTCAGCCCAAGACCCAGAACCCAGATCACCTGCATTGTTTCATCCTGATTTGTTACATCCTTCTCCTCTGCCTCGTTTTCCTGGCCTGCTACGTTTATAACAAAG TATTACTAAGGAAGAGCTCTGACTCACAGCAGAGGGGAAGCAGGACCAGCCGACACGATCAGGTACTGTCACTGACAGGGCTTTCTGTGGCCTTCAGACCACAGCGG GAAAAACTTGATGAAGTCCCATATGTACCAGTAGAGATTAAATCACCCACGAAGCGAGACCAAAAAAGAGAAGATGCACAGGATACTTGTGGGGGACCAGCAATCATTCACAGTGGCGCAGAGTTTGTTATCAACCCAAATTTACTCAAAAACCAAAAATTATCCAAAATAGAAAAGAAcatccaacaaaagaaaatactgGGCTCCATAAAATGA
- the LOC125739987 gene encoding uncharacterized protein LOC125739987 isoform X2, with translation MLFNLVFLCCSAALVTQAKEPAVVEVQPGGNATLPCGIPVNTEVSWFSQQSDHIPARVMDLKYTSAHQIIPVYIRDEYRGRLVPVSDSNTHSLQLKNITEADLLMYCCIQTSNTKFGKCTHVKFKGQPGGQSIPHPLQSTPHPLQCTTPQPKTQNPDHLHCFILICYILLLCLVFLACYVYNKAFRNSYWNPGRGAGRHPRKRCCYGDSLFKLADQGCQLISPHLDILQLVVCICQIHLSLFSEYY, from the exons ATGTTGTTCAACCTCGTATTCCTTT GTTGCAGTGCTGCTCTGGTGACCCAGGCTAAGGAGCCGGCGGTGGTAGAGGTCCAGCCTGGAGGAAATGCCACTCTGCCTTGTGGGATCCCTGTAAATACGGAGGTTTCCTGGTTTTCCCAGCAGTCAGACCACATACCAGCCAGAGTCATGGATCTGAAATACACATCTGCACATCAGATAATCCCTGTTTACATCAGAGATGAATACAGAGGGAGGCTGGTTCCTGTTTCTGACTCTAACACACACAGTCTGCAGCTGAAGAACATCACTGAGGCAGATCTGCTTATGTACTGCTGTATCCAAACTTCAAACACAAAGTTTGGAAAATGTACACATGTGAAATTCAAAG GCCAACCTGGAGGCCAGTCCATTCCCCACCCTCTCCAGTCCACTCCCCACCCTCTCCAGTGCACTACCCCTCAGCCCAAGACCCAGAACCCAGATCACCTGCATTGTTTCATCCTGATTTGTTACATCCTTCTCCTCTGCCTCGTTTTCCTGGCCTGCTACGTTTATAACAAAG CGTTCCGGAACAGCTATTGGAATCCCGGAAGAGGCGCAGGACGGCATCCAAGGAAGAGGTGCTGCTATGGTGATTCCCTGTTTAAGCTGGCCGACCAGGGTTGTCAGCTGATCAGTCCGCATCTGGACATCCTACAGCTGGTTGTGTGCATCTGCCAGATCCACCTCTCTTTGTTCAGCGAG TATTACTAA